A stretch of Desulfotalea psychrophila LSv54 DNA encodes these proteins:
- a CDS encoding P-II family nitrogen regulator, with translation MKKIEAIIKPFKLEEIKEALTELAITGMTISEVKGYGRQKGHKEMYRGAEYSIDFNPKLKIELVVRAEIADKVVEKIRLAARTGKIGDGKIFVLPIEEVVRVRTGEQGREAI, from the coding sequence ATGAAGAAGATAGAGGCAATCATCAAGCCATTTAAGCTCGAAGAGATCAAAGAGGCCCTCACCGAACTGGCCATCACGGGCATGACCATCTCCGAAGTGAAGGGCTACGGACGACAAAAAGGGCATAAAGAGATGTACCGTGGCGCAGAGTACAGCATAGACTTCAACCCCAAACTTAAAATAGAGCTGGTGGTACGCGCTGAGATTGCAGATAAGGTGGTGGAAAAAATCCGCCTTGCTGCCCGCACCGGCAAAATCGGCGACGGCAAAATATTCGTCCTTCCCATAGAAGAGGTTGTGCGGGTTCGCACCGGAGAGCAAGGAAGGGAAGCCATCTAG
- a CDS encoding 5'-methylthioadenosine/S-adenosylhomocysteine nucleosidase family protein, whose translation MKETPSLLILCAMPQELKGICRMVKNVKKHHAGLYSATSSSGRQIILAYSGLGGVNAACAVTELSCRYSLAALVLLGVGGALESSREVGDLVVAEKILQHDSCAFFDMGRFLVRPGQSLRSGADGLGHDPCLYPDETLSSLCLGVVGLRSCRGCVVTGAEFSGTRERKMELAKLVSGVGLIEMEAGGFAQVAGRLQLPYAVAKSIADRFDPADETIIADFHASFESAIRSAALVARHLQEKW comes from the coding sequence ATGAAAGAAACTCCTTCCCTGTTGATTCTCTGTGCCATGCCTCAGGAGTTGAAGGGCATCTGTCGCATGGTAAAAAATGTTAAAAAGCATCACGCGGGTCTCTATAGTGCCACTAGCTCTTCGGGTAGGCAAATTATCCTGGCATATTCAGGGCTTGGCGGGGTTAATGCGGCCTGCGCTGTTACGGAGCTCTCCTGTCGTTATAGTCTGGCTGCCCTTGTCCTATTGGGTGTCGGTGGTGCCCTGGAGAGTAGCCGGGAGGTGGGGGATTTGGTTGTAGCTGAGAAAATTTTACAGCATGATTCCTGTGCCTTTTTTGATATGGGTCGTTTTTTAGTGCGGCCGGGGCAGTCCCTACGCTCTGGAGCCGATGGCTTGGGCCACGATCCCTGTCTCTATCCGGATGAAACGCTATCATCCCTCTGCTTGGGGGTGGTGGGACTGCGGAGCTGTAGGGGATGTGTGGTGACGGGTGCCGAATTTTCCGGAACCCGTGAGCGTAAAATGGAACTTGCCAAGCTTGTCTCGGGGGTGGGTCTGATTGAGATGGAGGCGGGAGGCTTTGCTCAGGTGGCAGGTCGCCTCCAGCTTCCCTATGCCGTGGCAAAATCCATTGCAGACAGGTTTGATCCTGCTGATGAGACGATTATTGCAGATTTTCATGCCAGTTTCGAATCTGCAATAAGGAGTGCCGCCCTGGTGGCCAGGCATCTGCAGGAAAAGTGGTAG
- a CDS encoding energy-coupling factor ABC transporter ATP-binding protein, translating to MLYRIKKMTRVYGDRVVLDIEDLLLEKGKVYSLTGPNGAGKTTLLKLLSFLDRPSSGEIEFLGERVAYGKKQLLAFRRQVVQLDQSPIMFSGTVAENVAFGLRVRRLAKVDVVARVGEMLRLVGLEKFSGDDAQKLSGGETKRVALARALAVYPEVLICDEPSANVDNENQEMILAVLERINRERGTSIIFSTHYLSQGHRLADHTLLLQNGSLSNVLNENVYRGQLVGEKGADTIWQLAGSLLLRVSGACLPSSAQELKLWVDPEGIGFSLLGSGMAVGQEDNVYSGHLVGISRHRSLVKLQLDIGIPLIIYTNYENYRSLSLMVGDKLAVTIPSHAISCTGL from the coding sequence ATGCTCTATAGAATAAAGAAAATGACCAGGGTTTATGGCGATCGGGTTGTTTTGGATATTGAGGATCTTCTGCTGGAGAAGGGTAAGGTCTACAGCTTGACGGGGCCTAATGGTGCCGGTAAGACGACTCTGCTTAAGTTGCTCTCCTTTCTCGATAGACCGAGCAGCGGTGAGATAGAGTTTCTTGGCGAGAGGGTGGCCTATGGCAAAAAACAGCTCCTGGCCTTTAGGCGGCAGGTGGTGCAGCTTGATCAGAGTCCCATTATGTTTTCCGGTACCGTTGCAGAAAATGTGGCCTTTGGTCTGCGGGTACGCAGGCTGGCAAAGGTGGATGTGGTGGCTCGGGTTGGCGAGATGCTCCGCTTGGTCGGTCTGGAAAAATTTTCCGGTGATGATGCCCAAAAATTATCCGGTGGGGAGACGAAGAGGGTTGCCCTGGCCCGGGCCCTGGCCGTCTATCCTGAGGTGTTAATCTGTGATGAGCCTAGTGCTAATGTTGATAATGAGAATCAAGAGATGATTCTTGCCGTTCTGGAGAGGATAAACAGGGAGAGGGGGACATCGATAATCTTTTCTACCCATTATCTTTCTCAGGGGCATCGTCTTGCCGATCATACTCTGCTCTTACAAAACGGTTCTCTCTCCAATGTCCTCAATGAAAATGTCTATAGGGGGCAGTTGGTGGGTGAGAAAGGGGCTGATACTATTTGGCAGCTTGCTGGTAGCTTGCTTCTTCGAGTGTCAGGAGCCTGCCTCCCCTCCTCTGCACAGGAGCTGAAGCTGTGGGTTGATCCCGAGGGGATAGGCTTTTCTCTCTTAGGGAGTGGCATGGCAGTTGGGCAGGAGGATAATGTTTACTCAGGCCATCTCGTGGGGATCAGTCGACATAGGTCTCTTGTTAAGCTGCAGCTTGATATTGGGATTCCTCTTATTATCTATACAAATTACGAAAACTATCGAAGCCTCTCTCTCATGGTGGGCGATAAGCTGGCTGTGACTATTCCTTCACATGCCATTTCCTGTACCGGTCTATAA
- a CDS encoding ABC transporter permease, translated as MDLLFDSLLSAFWLLVEFDPAFLQIVTVSLRVSFFATVFASILGIPMGLLIAYSSFPGKRFLLTCLNTLLALPTVVIGLLVYSFISRRAIFGSWELLYTQKAIIIGQIILIWPLVTTLTIAAISKIDSRYRMTALTLGASQGQMAWAVLREARYGVCAAIVAAFGRVIAEVGISMMLGGNAKGFTRTMTTAMALEYDKGEFVLAVALGITLMTFAFFINMLFHLFQGRTKIDAL; from the coding sequence ATGGATCTTCTTTTTGATAGTCTCTTGTCTGCATTTTGGCTTCTGGTGGAGTTTGATCCTGCTTTTCTGCAAATTGTGACAGTATCTCTGCGGGTCAGTTTTTTTGCAACTGTCTTTGCCTCTATTCTGGGCATTCCCATGGGCCTGCTCATTGCCTACTCTTCCTTTCCCGGAAAGCGTTTTTTGTTGACCTGTCTGAATACTCTTTTGGCTTTGCCCACCGTGGTTATCGGTCTTTTGGTCTACTCGTTTATTTCGCGTAGGGCCATCTTTGGCAGTTGGGAGCTGCTCTATACCCAGAAAGCCATTATTATAGGTCAAATTATTCTTATCTGGCCTCTTGTTACCACCCTTACCATTGCCGCCATTAGTAAAATCGACAGCCGCTATCGGATGACCGCACTGACCCTTGGTGCCAGTCAAGGGCAGATGGCCTGGGCTGTGCTACGGGAGGCGCGTTATGGCGTTTGTGCTGCTATAGTTGCCGCCTTTGGTCGTGTTATAGCTGAAGTGGGTATCAGTATGATGCTTGGTGGTAATGCCAAGGGGTTTACCCGAACCATGACCACCGCCATGGCTCTGGAGTATGATAAGGGGGAGTTTGTTTTGGCTGTGGCCCTGGGTATTACCCTTATGACCTTCGCTTTTTTTATAAATATGCTGTTTCATCTTTTTCAGGGAAGGACAAAAATAGATGCTCTATAG
- a CDS encoding substrate-binding domain-containing protein — MMKRSLISVAVLCLVAICAGTGFCAEKILKMSTTTSTQSSGLLDILLPAFEKDTGIRVKVIAKGTGAAIRDGQDGNVDIIFVHAKGREEKFVKDGFGTKRYAVMHNDFVILGSEKDPAGIKGSHDAAASLQKIAEAKAKFVSRGDDSGTHTKEQYLWKQSGVPLAAVSQTIVKKGKKKEVTAMRPADSAAWYLSIGQGMGKAITFTEEKQAYTMSDRGTYIKYKYGKTPAVDLEILCEGGADLANPYGIIPVNPKKYPTVQYDMAVELAQWLVSPRGQKLIGDYRLEGKQLFYPDAIK, encoded by the coding sequence ATGATGAAGCGTAGTCTGATTTCGGTTGCCGTACTCTGTCTTGTGGCCATTTGTGCCGGCACTGGTTTTTGTGCTGAGAAGATTTTGAAAATGTCCACCACCACCAGCACTCAGTCCTCCGGTCTATTGGATATTCTTTTGCCTGCATTTGAGAAAGATACTGGCATTAGGGTAAAGGTTATCGCCAAGGGAACCGGCGCTGCTATCCGTGATGGCCAGGATGGTAATGTTGATATTATTTTTGTTCACGCTAAGGGTCGTGAAGAAAAATTTGTTAAAGATGGTTTTGGCACCAAGCGCTATGCCGTTATGCATAATGATTTTGTTATTCTTGGTTCAGAGAAAGATCCTGCCGGTATCAAGGGTAGTCATGATGCGGCGGCATCTCTGCAGAAAATAGCCGAGGCGAAGGCAAAATTTGTCTCTCGTGGCGATGATAGCGGTACCCATACCAAGGAGCAGTATCTCTGGAAGCAATCCGGTGTGCCACTTGCCGCTGTGAGCCAGACTATTGTTAAGAAGGGCAAGAAGAAGGAAGTTACTGCTATGCGTCCAGCTGACTCTGCTGCCTGGTATCTTTCCATTGGCCAGGGTATGGGTAAGGCCATTACCTTTACCGAGGAAAAGCAAGCTTATACCATGTCTGATCGTGGTACTTACATTAAATATAAGTATGGTAAGACTCCTGCTGTAGATCTTGAAATCCTCTGTGAGGGTGGCGCTGATCTTGCCAACCCTTATGGCATTATACCTGTTAATCCAAAGAAATATCCTACTGTCCAGTATGATATGGCAGTTGAGCTCGCCCAGTGGTTGGTTTCACCTCGCGGTCAGAAGTTGATTGGCGATTACCGGCTTGAGGGTAAGCAGCTCTTCTACCCGGATGCTATAAAGTAG
- a CDS encoding helix-turn-helix transcriptional regulator, whose protein sequence is MRRQEDNPFLTTKEVAELLHVNEKMVYSLVNDKGLPASKVTGKWLFPRRLVAEWLEVNVTNYRPATVSVDDLILLVAGSDDPLFQQTLALFQRRYPRRIAFFANLGSMGGVSSLRRGLCHIGVCHLLQDENEEYNFDFASQELEQAPVFVNFSKREQGLLVAKGNPKGIEGIEDLARKGISIVNRPQGTGTRVLLDHELSIRRISSQKIDGYSREVSRHLDGGLEVLAGRVDAAPGIRAIAGMLDLDFVPLRWERFDLIISKERFFERGIQDFIGLLHEETFRQLADSFVGYDVSLCGKMLFPDNLK, encoded by the coding sequence ATGAGAAGGCAAGAAGATAATCCTTTTCTTACAACGAAAGAGGTAGCAGAACTCTTACATGTAAATGAAAAGATGGTTTATTCCCTTGTGAATGACAAGGGCCTACCTGCCAGCAAGGTCACTGGTAAATGGTTGTTTCCCCGTAGGCTTGTGGCGGAATGGCTTGAGGTAAATGTTACAAACTATCGTCCTGCAACGGTTTCGGTGGATGACCTAATTCTTTTGGTTGCCGGTAGCGATGATCCCCTCTTTCAGCAGACACTCGCTCTTTTTCAACGACGTTATCCAAGGCGAATTGCCTTTTTTGCAAATCTTGGTAGTATGGGCGGGGTCTCTTCCCTGCGGCGTGGATTATGCCATATTGGTGTCTGTCATCTCTTGCAAGATGAGAATGAGGAGTATAACTTCGATTTTGCCAGTCAGGAGCTCGAACAAGCGCCCGTTTTTGTCAATTTTAGTAAGAGAGAGCAGGGCCTGCTGGTGGCCAAGGGAAATCCTAAGGGCATTGAGGGGATAGAAGATCTTGCCCGAAAAGGTATCTCCATTGTCAATCGTCCTCAGGGCACAGGTACGCGTGTGCTTTTGGATCATGAACTTTCTATACGAAGGATTTCCAGTCAAAAGATAGATGGTTATTCCCGCGAGGTGAGTCGCCATTTGGATGGAGGTCTGGAGGTGCTTGCCGGTAGGGTTGACGCGGCACCTGGTATTCGGGCGATTGCAGGTATGCTTGATCTTGATTTTGTCCCTCTTCGTTGGGAGAGGTTTGACCTTATTATAAGTAAGGAAAGGTTCTTTGAGCGAGGCATTCAGGATTTCATTGGTTTGTTGCACGAGGAGACCTTTCGACAATTAGCTGATTCTTTTGTTGGCTATGATGTCTCTCTATGTGGAAAGATGCTTTTTCCGGATAACTTAAAATAA
- a CDS encoding DUF2325 domain-containing protein, with the protein MASLKARRVQRCTGGKGRNLWDVPDGYQCAIIGTCITQPELVKINKKREVRGGEFVSPFELHTRFVRFAHYQCVASVAMQKLLNLKYQRYIISFHRLRESEDLCRLWQKSLEAGEVAGAFWAVCSHPHIPGAVLSECYGDVHMMSHDSVSELLRIKKKLASSLQKQKNVDAQLVHRQFLHEKRVRKEKQEVIALKAELKKREKKGSSASSAGGFPPAVKGVLERENEEHLLYIAKLEKHNGQLQKNAMRLEQEISQQRQENILLEKSVQASLFDLGCARCGRAHTESCPGKDLCGKLVLYVGGMHKMVPHYRALVEKSGGSFLHHDGGKEESKSRLPLMLAQADAVMCPVDCVSHDACLTVKKICKQCQKPYVMMRSSGLSSLAMGLGRLSS; encoded by the coding sequence ATGGCAAGCTTAAAGGCGCGAAGGGTTCAACGTTGTACTGGCGGTAAGGGACGGAATTTATGGGATGTTCCAGATGGCTATCAATGTGCCATTATTGGTACCTGTATCACCCAGCCAGAACTGGTTAAGATAAATAAAAAGAGAGAGGTTCGTGGTGGAGAATTTGTCTCTCCTTTTGAATTGCACACGAGGTTTGTTCGTTTTGCCCATTACCAATGTGTGGCAAGTGTGGCCATGCAGAAACTTCTTAATTTGAAGTATCAGAGGTATATTATCTCCTTTCACAGACTTAGGGAGAGCGAGGATCTGTGTAGGCTTTGGCAAAAGTCTCTGGAGGCTGGAGAGGTCGCCGGTGCTTTTTGGGCAGTGTGCTCTCACCCCCATATTCCGGGGGCAGTCCTCTCCGAGTGTTATGGGGATGTGCATATGATGTCTCACGATAGTGTCAGTGAGCTTTTGAGAATCAAAAAGAAGTTAGCCTCCTCTCTGCAAAAACAAAAAAATGTCGATGCGCAGTTAGTTCATCGGCAATTTTTGCATGAAAAGCGGGTGCGAAAAGAGAAGCAGGAGGTCATAGCGCTTAAGGCAGAGTTGAAAAAACGTGAAAAAAAGGGCTCATCTGCTTCATCTGCCGGGGGCTTTCCGCCGGCAGTAAAGGGTGTGCTAGAGAGGGAGAATGAGGAGCATCTTCTCTATATAGCAAAATTGGAAAAGCATAATGGCCAGTTGCAGAAGAATGCTATGCGCCTTGAGCAGGAGATATCTCAGCAGAGACAGGAGAATATTCTTCTGGAAAAATCTGTGCAGGCATCCCTGTTTGATTTAGGCTGTGCTCGTTGCGGTAGGGCTCATACAGAGAGCTGCCCAGGCAAAGATCTCTGTGGCAAGCTTGTTCTCTATGTTGGTGGAATGCATAAGATGGTTCCGCATTATCGAGCATTGGTGGAAAAGAGTGGTGGCTCTTTTTTGCACCATGATGGAGGTAAGGAGGAGTCTAAGAGTAGGCTGCCCCTTATGCTTGCTCAGGCAGATGCAGTTATGTGTCCCGTTGATTGCGTGAGCCATGATGCCTGTCTGACCGTGAAGAAGATATGTAAGCAGTGTCAAAAACCCTACGTAATGATGCGCTCTTCGGGGCTTTCGTCGTTGGCGATGGGATTGGGGCGCTTGTCGAGCTAG
- a CDS encoding response regulator produces MLLHVEFLVSSSGKQTLSCLSSRSAQLVVNDINMPGMNGLDEDEQFQDGTLQVSGEQRHLQ; encoded by the coding sequence ATGCTCCTCCATGTTGAATTCCTTGTTAGCAGTTCGGGGAAACAGACTCTCTCCTGCCTGAGTAGCAGAAGTGCTCAGTTGGTGGTAAACGATATCAATATGCCCGGGATGAATGGCCTGGACGAGGACGAACAATTTCAGGACGGCACCCTGCAAGTATCCGGGGAGCAGAGGCACCTGCAATAA
- a CDS encoding roadblock/LC7 domain-containing protein has translation MKGVNTAYLVGRDGFPQNSITRQSINTEMIGAIVSSGFSSAKSMANQLG, from the coding sequence ATCAAAGGCGTTAACACCGCATACCTCGTTGGCCGGGATGGTTTTCCCCAGAACAGTATCACCCGCCAGAGTATCAATACTGAAATGATAGGGGCAATTGTCTCCTCCGGTTTTAGTTCTGCCAAATCCATGGCAAACCAGCTAGGATAG
- a CDS encoding glycerophosphodiester phosphodiesterase, giving the protein MKIIGHRGSAGTTPENTLLSFAEVMKSGAYAIEFDVQKCATGQLVVIHDPRVDRTTNGSGLVREMSLDELRALDAGKNEQIPLLTEVLDLVAGRIKVNIELKSLGTAAKTAEILDQYVIDGKFTYDQFLVSSFVHPELMLFQALCPQCLIALLIAHVPANHADTYAQMNIWSLNINLNSASEAFVQSAHKNNFQIFVYTVNHPDDFLRLQQMGVDGIFTDYPSRFCQDKS; this is encoded by the coding sequence ATGAAGATAATTGGACATAGAGGTTCAGCAGGTACGACACCGGAAAACACCCTCCTCTCTTTCGCTGAAGTGATGAAAAGTGGAGCATACGCCATAGAATTTGATGTACAAAAATGCGCCACAGGCCAGCTCGTTGTCATCCACGATCCACGCGTCGACAGGACAACAAATGGTTCAGGACTTGTTCGCGAAATGAGCTTAGATGAACTGCGAGCCCTGGACGCAGGAAAAAACGAACAAATCCCCCTTCTAACGGAGGTGCTTGACCTGGTTGCGGGAAGAATTAAAGTGAACATCGAGTTGAAGAGCCTTGGTACAGCGGCAAAGACAGCTGAAATACTTGACCAATATGTCATTGATGGTAAATTTACCTACGATCAGTTTCTTGTCAGCTCCTTTGTCCATCCTGAGTTGATGCTCTTTCAGGCACTCTGCCCGCAGTGTCTTATTGCCCTGCTTATCGCCCATGTCCCGGCCAATCACGCCGACACATACGCACAGATGAATATTTGGTCCCTTAACATCAACCTCAATAGTGCCTCTGAGGCATTTGTCCAATCTGCCCATAAAAACAACTTTCAAATCTTTGTCTACACGGTCAACCACCCCGATGATTTTTTACGATTGCAACAGATGGGTGTTGATGGCATTTTTACCGATTACCCATCTCGTTTTTGCCAAGACAAAAGCTAA
- a CDS encoding lysophospholipid acyltransferase family protein, with the protein MAFLPITHLVFAKTKANNTMKKLSYTNSHYSSPSHNPGALYKLFPSTCFYLRFLKEIMVSAHKARQGLYTGEAWVNSSLAILGMLEKIGVSFDISGIEHLQKQDGPAVIIGNHMSALETAILPSLVYPKKPVTFVVKQSLLDYPVFKHVVGARNPIAVSRTNPRSDLKTVMTEGCKRIEEGTSIIVFPQTTRSHSFSATEMSSIGVKLAKKAGVPIIPLALRTDAWENGKKLKDFGKINITKKVYFAFGNPLTVQDRGTEEQEHICKFIENKLHEWSLSL; encoded by the coding sequence ATGGCATTTTTACCGATTACCCATCTCGTTTTTGCCAAGACAAAAGCTAACAATACAATGAAAAAATTATCCTACACAAATTCTCACTACAGCTCTCCCTCTCATAACCCGGGAGCTCTCTACAAACTTTTCCCCAGCACCTGTTTCTATCTGCGATTTTTAAAAGAGATAATGGTCTCCGCCCATAAGGCCCGGCAAGGGCTTTACACTGGCGAGGCTTGGGTAAACAGTAGTCTTGCCATATTGGGTATGTTGGAGAAAATAGGGGTAAGCTTTGACATTTCCGGGATAGAGCACCTACAAAAACAAGACGGGCCAGCGGTAATTATTGGCAACCACATGTCCGCCCTGGAGACAGCAATCCTGCCATCTCTTGTCTACCCAAAAAAGCCCGTTACCTTTGTGGTAAAGCAGAGCCTCCTGGACTACCCGGTCTTTAAACATGTCGTGGGCGCAAGAAATCCAATAGCCGTAAGCAGAACAAACCCAAGATCAGACCTGAAAACTGTCATGACAGAGGGATGCAAGAGAATAGAAGAGGGTACCTCTATTATTGTTTTCCCGCAGACAACCCGTTCCCACAGCTTTTCAGCCACGGAGATGAGTTCTATCGGGGTTAAGCTTGCAAAGAAGGCCGGTGTACCAATAATTCCCCTTGCCCTGCGTACAGACGCCTGGGAAAACGGGAAAAAATTAAAAGATTTTGGCAAAATAAACATCACCAAAAAGGTGTACTTTGCCTTTGGAAATCCCTTAACAGTGCAGGACAGAGGCACAGAAGAGCAGGAGCATATCTGCAAGTTCATAGAGAACAAACTCCACGAATGGAGCCTCTCTCTATAG
- a CDS encoding sigma-54 interaction domain-containing protein — protein MSEKKKPAINVSETIIESISEGLFTVDHQLKITSFNRAAEKILGISRQEAIGKHCWEIFQSNMCAFHCALKRTIKEKKSFTNSSTFIRDHKQQKIPVIVSTSVLQDEAGNILGGVEIFRTKATREELPREATGNFHLENMVSRSPKMQDLFAILKQVAQSDSTVLVEGETGTGKELLARAIHNLSSRAKRPFVAVNCGALPDTLLESELFGYKAGAFTDARHDKDGLFAAAANGTIFLDEIGDTSPAFQVRLLRVLEEREFQPLGSTKKIATNARIITATNKDLSQLIHKGLFRQDLFYRINVIILKLPPLRERREDIPLLIEQIISKLNNIKNRQITGLSPEAEKYLLSHDYPGNIRELENIIEHAFILCRGNTIDYPHFPAYLQQESRQVTLSADESPNSFDWAEKETILKALEQNGYNRQAAADHLRIHKSTLFRKIKRLGIKLPNQDGRHRKR, from the coding sequence ATGAGCGAGAAAAAAAAACCTGCCATTAACGTAAGCGAAACAATCATCGAAAGTATTTCCGAAGGTCTTTTCACAGTTGACCACCAACTTAAAATAACGTCATTCAACAGGGCTGCAGAAAAAATCCTTGGTATCTCCAGGCAAGAGGCCATAGGTAAGCACTGTTGGGAGATCTTTCAGTCAAACATGTGTGCATTCCACTGTGCCCTGAAACGCACCATAAAAGAAAAAAAATCGTTTACCAACTCATCTACCTTTATCAGAGACCACAAGCAACAAAAAATTCCAGTTATCGTCTCTACCTCTGTTTTACAAGATGAAGCAGGCAATATTCTAGGGGGCGTCGAAATTTTTCGCACCAAGGCCACCAGAGAAGAACTGCCAAGAGAAGCAACAGGCAATTTCCATTTGGAAAACATGGTCAGTCGCTCCCCCAAAATGCAAGACCTCTTCGCCATCCTCAAACAGGTTGCTCAAAGTGACAGTACCGTTCTGGTTGAAGGAGAGACAGGAACAGGCAAGGAACTCCTGGCAAGGGCAATCCACAATCTTTCCAGTCGAGCAAAACGGCCATTTGTCGCCGTCAACTGCGGCGCCCTCCCAGACACCTTACTGGAATCAGAGCTCTTTGGCTACAAGGCAGGAGCCTTTACCGATGCGCGCCACGACAAAGACGGACTCTTTGCCGCAGCTGCAAACGGCACCATTTTTCTTGATGAGATAGGCGACACCAGCCCTGCCTTTCAGGTACGCCTCCTTCGAGTTCTCGAAGAGCGAGAATTCCAGCCCCTGGGCAGTACCAAAAAAATAGCAACAAATGCCAGAATTATCACAGCAACCAATAAAGATCTCAGTCAACTGATCCATAAAGGACTCTTTCGTCAGGATCTTTTTTATCGCATCAACGTCATTATCCTCAAGCTCCCCCCTCTCAGGGAGCGCCGAGAAGACATCCCCTTGCTAATAGAACAAATTATCAGCAAGCTCAACAATATCAAGAATAGACAAATAACAGGCCTTTCTCCCGAGGCAGAAAAGTACCTGCTTTCCCATGATTACCCAGGCAATATCAGAGAGTTGGAGAACATCATCGAGCACGCCTTTATCCTCTGTCGCGGCAACACCATTGATTATCCGCATTTCCCTGCCTACCTCCAACAGGAGAGTAGACAGGTGACCCTCTCCGCTGACGAGAGCCCCAATAGCTTTGACTGGGCAGAGAAGGAAACTATCCTCAAGGCACTTGAGCAAAACGGCTATAACCGCCAGGCTGCGGCCGACCATCTCCGAATCCACAAAAGCACCCTCTTCCGCAAAATCAAACGACTCGGTATTAAGCTACCAAATCAAGACGGACGTCACCGGAAAAGATAG